The following proteins come from a genomic window of Sesamum indicum cultivar Zhongzhi No. 13 linkage group LG10, S_indicum_v1.0, whole genome shotgun sequence:
- the LOC105172048 gene encoding glycine-rich protein 23-like, which produces MGSIPRSLLGLVLVVLLVDCFVVADVKVVGNDEKFLHKPFFGKGVERGLGHGIYGKEFGGGDGFGEGGGGDGLGGLGGSRRGGLDGGDGGAGVGIGIGGRVGVGVGIGGSGGGAGGGGGIGFGGSTGAGGGDGGGN; this is translated from the coding sequence ATGGGTTCAATTCCTCGTTCTCTTCTTGGTTTGGTTTTGGTAGTTTTGCTTGTTGATTGTTTCGTTGTTGCTGATGTTAAGGTGGTTGGGAACGATGAGAAGTTCTTGCATAAGCCTTTTTTTGGAAAAGGTGTCGAGAGAGGTCTGGGGCATGGAATTTATGGAAAAGAATTTGGTGGAGGAGATGGTTTTGGCGAGGGTGGCGGTGGTGATGGTCTAGGAGGTCTTGGTGGTTCCAGACGTGGAGGCTTAGATGGAGGTGATGGTGGTGCTGGTGTCGGGATAGGCATTGGAGGCAGGGTAGGAGTAGGTGTTGGCATTGGTGGTAGTGGTGGTGGTGCTGGAGGTGGTGGCGGTATCGGCTTCGGTGGCAGTACGGGTGCCGGGGGCGGCGATGGTGGTGGCAACTAA
- the LOC105171869 gene encoding pentatricopeptide repeat-containing protein At4g13650-like yields the protein MSPRLPSFSSQHHARKSSNYLLSRALTTLYFKINCLEHCSNTVPVNLDPNVSLQDPEEESLQNPYILNKIISSCAEKGCFSIGVLLHGHVIKMGFHSNVHINTSLIDMYGKCAEVLWAHRLFDEMPNRNAVTWNALVSGYVTTRDPRTAIQLFIRMLREGVPMTAFAVSAALVACAQLEDVALGAQVQGLSLKAGMEFNVVVGSSLIDMHAKCRNMEDSVKVFDGLVDKNVAVWSSMVAGYAHNRCPKKAMILIKEMSLSGLKANYVTYNSLLSSFGCLDDLNHCKQIHCRVIREGLESNAHLATTLVIVYSDCGCSIGELYQICSSITEWDQIAWNAVIAGFSNLGIGEEALMCFSQMRRAGFAIDFFTFSSVLKALGNSSALNEGKQTHALVFKTGYIMNLYVQNGLVSMYARCGKIEDAKKVFSSMDEHDLISWNSLLTGCAQHGYGREAIQMFERMRESVIKPNGTTFLAALTACSHVGLLDKGLEYFDLMKHDAFLPQAEHYACIVDLYGRAGFLHEAEAFINSMPIEQGPSVYKALLSACQVHGNKEIAVRAARKLIKLCPNDPAIYVLLANVLATEGSWNDAASVRKLMCDKGVRKKPGNSWL from the coding sequence ATGAGCCCGCGGCTCCCTTCATTTTCCTCACAACACCACGCTAGAAAATCATCCAATTACCTCCTTTCCCGCGCTCTGACCACTCTTTACTTCAAAATAAACTGTTTAGAACACTGTTCCAACACAGTCCCCGTAAATTTAGACCCAAATGTCTCATTGCAAGACCCTGAGGAGGAGTCTCTGCAGAACCCCTACATtctcaacaaaattatatcGTCGTGTGCGGAAAAGGGTTGTTTTTCAATTGGAGTTCTGCTTCACGGCCATGTTATTAAGATGGGTTTTCACTCCAATGTACACATCAACACTTCCCTCATAGATATGTACGGGAAATGCGCTGAGGTTTTGTGGGCTCACAGACTGTTCGATGAAATGCCCAACAGGAATGCAGTTACCTGGAATGCTTTGGTTTCTGGGTACGTGACCACCCGTGATCCTCGCACGGCTATTCAGTTGTTTATCAGGATGTTAAGAGAGGGTGTTCCCATGACAGCCTTTGCTGTTTCGGCTGCATTGGTTGCGTGTGCGCAGTTAGAAGATGTTGCGCTTGGAGCGCAAGTGCAGGGCTTGAGTTTGAAAGCAGGGATGGAGTTTAATGTTGTGGTGGGAAGCAGTTTGATTGACATGCATGCAAAATGTAGGAACATGGAGGATTCTGTTAAAGTTTTTGATGGATTGGTTGATAAGAATGTTGCTGTTTGGTCTTCAATGGTTGCTGGCTATGCACATAATCGGTGCCCCAAAAAAGCGATgattttgattaaagaaatgTCCTTATCTGGTCTTAAGGCGAATTACGTTACGTACAATAGTTTGTTGAGCTCATTTGGTTGTCTAGATGATTTAAACCATTGCAAGCAGATTCATTGTCGTGTGATTCGGGAGGGCTTGGAGTCTAATGCTCACTTGGCCACTACACTAGTGATTGTGTATTCAGACTGTGGTTGTAGCATAGGTGAGTTATACCAAATTTGCTCCAGTATTACTGAATGGGATCAAATTGCGTGGAACGCTGTTATTGCTGGATTTTCTAATTTGGGAATCGGTGAGGAAGCTCTCATGTGTTTTTCTCAAATGAGACGGGCAGGCTTTGCGATTGACTTCTTCACATTTTCTAGTGTGTTAAAAGCACTGGGGAACAGTTCAGCACTCAACGAAGGAAAACAGACCCATGCTCTGGTGTTCAAGACTGGGTACATTATGAACTTATATGTGCAAAATGGGCTTGTTTCCATGTATGCACGATGTGGTAAGATCGAGGACGCAAAGAAAGTATTTTCTTCAATGGATGAGCATGACTTGATATCATGGAATTCATTGCTTACAGGCTGTGCCCAGCATGGCTATGGTAGAGAAGCTATTCAAATGTTTGAACGGATGAGAGAGAGTGTGATTAAGCCAAATGGTACCACTTTCCTTGCAGCACTCACCGCTTGCAGCCATGTTGGGCTGCTCGACAAAGGCCTAGAGTACTTTGATCTAATGAAACATGACGCCTTCCTTCCACAGGCCGAGCACTACGCCTGCATAGTGGATCTCTACGGCCGTGCTGGATTTCTCCATGAAGCCGAGGCGTTTATCAATAGCATGCCAATTGAGCAAGGACCCTCTGTATATAAAGCTTTGTTAAGTGCCTGTCAAGTTCACGGTAATAAGGAAATTGCAGTGCGTGCTGCCAGAAAGCTCATCAAACTGTGTCCTAATGATCCTgctatatatgtattgttGGCTAATGTGCTGGCAACTGAAGGTAGTTGGAACGATGCAGCCAGTGTTCGCAAGCTAATGTGTGATAAAGGAGTGAGGAAAAAGCCTGGGAATAGCTGGTTATGA